In the genome of Pelagibacterium nitratireducens, one region contains:
- a CDS encoding ABC transporter ATP-binding protein, giving the protein MSIGLSVSGLEVKAPSGRTLLAVPDFALAPGTCLGVRGPSGAGKSTFLFALAGLAENATGSVAWEATDLMPLSAEARAKFRRHHVGMVFQDFLLFEELSAAANAALPGAYASRARQAGIANTARSVLTRLGITHGARTVESFSGGERQRVAIARALAANPEIILADEPTASLDRKTADALINDLVALARDEGKTLIAVSHDPAVYSRMDRVIEIIDGRIASDEGNP; this is encoded by the coding sequence ATGAGCATCGGCCTTTCCGTCAGCGGCCTCGAGGTCAAGGCACCTTCGGGCCGGACCCTTCTTGCGGTTCCCGATTTCGCGCTTGCCCCCGGCACCTGCCTGGGCGTGCGCGGTCCCTCGGGCGCTGGCAAATCGACATTTCTTTTCGCCCTTGCCGGTCTCGCGGAGAACGCCACGGGCTCGGTCGCCTGGGAGGCAACCGATCTGATGCCGCTATCGGCCGAAGCGCGCGCCAAATTCCGCCGCCACCATGTGGGCATGGTGTTCCAGGATTTCCTCTTGTTCGAGGAGCTCTCCGCCGCCGCCAACGCCGCCCTGCCCGGTGCCTACGCGTCCCGCGCCCGGCAGGCGGGCATTGCAAACACCGCCCGATCGGTCCTGACCCGCCTTGGCATCACCCATGGCGCGCGCACGGTCGAAAGCTTTTCGGGCGGCGAACGCCAGCGCGTCGCCATCGCCCGCGCCCTTGCGGCAAACCCGGAAATCATCCTCGCCGATGAGCCCACCGCCAGTCTCGACCGCAAGACGGCCGACGCGCTGATAAACGATCTGGTCGCCCTCGCCCGCGACGAGGGCAAGACCCTGATCGCCGTCAGCCACGATCCGGCCGTCTATTCGCGCATGGATCGGGTGATCGAAATCATCGATGGCCGCATCGCGTCGGACGAGGGCAATCCATGA
- a CDS encoding FtsX-like permease family protein, translating into MKPLAPLFRAIEWMPVVWQDVTVLLVLLLPALIVGALVLIGFRPFTLVRAMLWRFRWTNVLFVTLIAVSVGIGVGLIAQERGLRQGTARAADPFDLVVAAPGSEITMLFAAVYLQPSDVPLLSGEIYDTVATAPDVSLAAPIAYGDSYNAFPVVGSTAQFVTHMSDTLAEGEMFAAHTDAVIGARVDLSIGDSFSPAHGVGDAAEDDAHAHFEYTVSGRMAPTGSPWDRAIIVPVEAVWEIHGLANGHAPENSDRLGPPFDPDYFPGTPAILVSAEQLYANYALRAQFTTSETMAFFPGSVLASLHSLMGDVRQVMSVMAVVTQILVTAGVLTGLVILTRLFARRLALLRALGAPARFVFSVVWSYAATLIVVGAIGGVAVGYAASAIISRVVTERTDILVNATLGWPEFHLVAGFVSLTVILALLPAFIALSRPVATDLRS; encoded by the coding sequence ATGAAGCCCCTCGCCCCCCTTTTCCGCGCCATCGAATGGATGCCGGTGGTCTGGCAGGACGTTACAGTCCTTCTCGTCCTGCTGCTGCCCGCCCTCATTGTGGGCGCCCTTGTCCTGATCGGCTTTCGCCCCTTCACCCTGGTGCGCGCCATGCTGTGGCGCTTTCGCTGGACCAATGTGCTCTTTGTCACACTGATCGCCGTGTCCGTCGGCATCGGGGTGGGCCTGATCGCCCAGGAGCGGGGCCTGCGCCAGGGCACCGCGCGGGCCGCCGACCCGTTCGATCTGGTCGTCGCCGCACCGGGCAGCGAAATCACCATGCTGTTTGCAGCGGTCTATCTCCAGCCTTCGGACGTCCCCCTGCTCTCGGGCGAAATCTACGATACCGTCGCCACCGCGCCCGACGTATCGCTTGCCGCCCCCATCGCTTATGGCGACAGCTACAATGCCTTCCCCGTCGTGGGCTCGACCGCCCAGTTCGTCACTCACATGTCGGACACTCTTGCCGAGGGCGAAATGTTTGCCGCCCATACCGACGCTGTCATCGGCGCCCGCGTCGATCTTTCGATCGGCGACAGCTTCTCGCCCGCCCATGGCGTTGGCGATGCCGCCGAGGACGACGCGCACGCCCATTTCGAATATACCGTATCGGGCCGTATGGCGCCGACGGGTAGCCCGTGGGACCGTGCCATTATCGTGCCGGTCGAAGCGGTGTGGGAAATCCACGGCCTTGCCAATGGCCACGCCCCCGAAAATTCCGACCGGCTCGGCCCGCCCTTCGATCCCGATTATTTCCCCGGCACCCCGGCCATCCTGGTTTCCGCCGAACAGCTTTACGCCAATTACGCCCTGCGCGCCCAGTTCACCACATCGGAAACCATGGCCTTTTTCCCCGGCTCGGTTCTGGCCAGCCTGCACTCTCTGATGGGCGATGTGCGCCAGGTGATGAGCGTCATGGCGGTCGTCACCCAAATCCTCGTCACCGCCGGTGTCCTGACCGGCCTTGTCATCCTCACGCGCCTGTTCGCCCGCCGCCTTGCCCTCTTGCGCGCGCTTGGCGCCCCGGCCCGGTTCGTCTTTTCCGTCGTCTGGTCCTACGCGGCCACGTTGATCGTTGTCGGCGCCATTGGCGGTGTGGCCGTGGGCTATGCCGCTTCGGCGATCATTTCCCGCGTGGTGACAGAGCGCACCGATATTCTGGTCAATGCCACGCTGGGCTGGCCAGAATTCCATCTGGTTGCGGGCTTTGTCAGCCTCACGGTCATCCTGGCTCTCCTCCCTGCCTTCATCGCTCTGTCACGTCCCGTTGCTACCGATCTGCGCAGTTAA
- a CDS encoding copper chaperone PCu(A)C, whose product MIRAALFSFALIASPAFAQEDHADEHHEEHEDRDEHGHEDGEHDEHVAQANGVRAIHAWANATDASGALVYVDIENTSDALVTLVGAETVIATSAEIVGLENTGGELTFTALPALPIPAGADMVFAPNGLAIALSGLTAPLAEGEHFDLELEFESFHLDLEVEIESATATQHSHAGHNH is encoded by the coding sequence ATGATCCGCGCCGCCCTCTTTTCCTTCGCCCTCATCGCAAGCCCGGCCTTCGCGCAGGAGGACCATGCCGACGAGCATCACGAAGAGCATGAGGACCGCGACGAGCACGGCCATGAGGATGGCGAACACGACGAACACGTCGCGCAAGCCAATGGCGTCCGCGCCATCCACGCCTGGGCCAACGCCACCGACGCCTCGGGTGCTCTTGTCTATGTCGATATCGAAAACACATCGGACGCGCTTGTGACCCTCGTCGGCGCGGAAACCGTCATCGCCACCTCAGCCGAAATCGTCGGGCTCGAAAACACCGGCGGAGAGCTCACCTTCACCGCCCTTCCCGCCCTGCCGATCCCGGCCGGCGCCGACATGGTCTTTGCGCCCAACGGTCTCGCCATCGCGCTTTCCGGTCTCACCGCGCCGCTTGCCGAAGGCGAGCATTTCGATCTCGAACTGGAATTCGAGAGCTTCCATCTCGACCTCGAAGTCGAAATCGAATCCGCCACCGCCACCCAGCACAGCCACGCCGGCCACAATCACTGA
- a CDS encoding nuclear transport factor 2 family protein: MTLDLPAPIAAYIAAGQRLDAEGMAAAFAEDAVVDDSGDGHHPQGRAEIAAWIENATIAVRAIFTPETAHEEAGIWILKGPVAGQFAGSPVKLTFSFTLDGDAITRLKIR; this comes from the coding sequence ATGACCCTCGATTTGCCCGCCCCGATTGCCGCCTATATCGCCGCTGGCCAGAGGCTGGATGCCGAAGGCATGGCGGCCGCTTTCGCCGAGGATGCGGTGGTCGACGATTCGGGTGACGGGCACCATCCGCAGGGCAGGGCGGAAATCGCGGCATGGATAGAGAATGCCACCATCGCGGTGCGCGCGATATTCACCCCGGAAACAGCGCACGAAGAGGCGGGAATCTGGATCCTCAAGGGTCCGGTGGCGGGCCAATTCGCCGGCAGTCCGGTCAAGCTGACGTTTTCGTTCACCCTCGATGGGGACGCGATCACCAGGCTGAAAATCCGGTGA
- a CDS encoding helix-turn-helix domain-containing protein — protein sequence MTSTDEKVGYLPKGERYTYSALSGAQSVQNTLRIVEGRWKLVILFQLFGGQRRRFSELERAIPGISQKMLIQQLRRLEEDGVVARIVHHQVPPKVEYHLTEWGQALCPALDALLVWAEGAPEAVRDALISSDPALAQEA from the coding sequence ATGACAAGTACAGACGAAAAAGTAGGGTACTTACCAAAAGGTGAGCGTTATACCTATTCCGCGCTCAGCGGCGCCCAAAGCGTTCAGAACACGCTTCGGATCGTCGAGGGCCGCTGGAAGCTGGTCATTTTGTTCCAGTTGTTCGGCGGCCAGCGCCGCCGCTTTTCCGAACTCGAGCGGGCCATTCCCGGCATTTCCCAGAAAATGCTCATTCAGCAGCTTCGGCGGCTCGAAGAGGACGGGGTCGTGGCCCGCATCGTCCACCATCAGGTTCCGCCCAAGGTCGAGTATCACCTGACCGAATGGGGCCAGGCGCTCTGCCCGGCACTCGACGCGCTGCTCGTCTGGGCCGAAGGCGCACCCGAGGCCGTTCGCGATGCGCTGATATCGAGTGATCCAGCCTTGGCGCAAGAGGCCTGA